The genomic DNA CGAAGCGGTGTGCCGGCGCGACGAGGCAGGCCTGTTCTTCGCACCCTCCAAGGAACCCACCGCCGCCCGACTCTCCCGCGAGGACGCCGCCAAGCGCGTCTGCGCCCGCTGTCCGGTCATGGTCGAGTGCCGGGAGCACGCACTCCTGCAACCCGAGCCCTACGGCGTCTGGGGCGGCCTCACCGCCGCCGAACGCCGCGTGGTCCTGGCCAGGCGCCGCCGCCGCGACCTGGAACTCCAGAAGGCGCGCGCTGCGGGCCGTATAGCGGCAGCAGGATGACGAAAGGCGCCCCCTCCGCACCAGGGGGCGCCTTTTTCATTGCCGGGCGGGGCAACCACCCAAGGGGCGCGGGGCTGTGACATGTACGGCTCCGCCGCGTGGGCGCGACCAGCCACGGCGGACCCGCGGTCGCACATGGTCCGCAGCCCCCCATCCTTAGGCGCGTTACTTGGCCCGGTCGAAGTCGATCGCGCTGTACGCCCGCAACTTGCTCAACCGGTGCTCCGAGTCGATCCGCCGCACCGTCCCGGACTTCGACCGCATCACGATCGAGTCGGTGGTCGCGGTCTCCGAGCGATACCGGACACCCCGCAGCAGCTCCCCGTCCGTGATCCCGGTCGCGACGAAGAACACGTTCTCGCCCGACACCAGGTCGTCGGTGGTGAGCACCCGGTCCAGGTCGTGCCCGGCGTCCAGCGCCCGCTGCCGCTCGGCGTCGTCCTTGGGCCACAACTTGCCCTGGATCACACCCCCCAGACACTTCACGGCACAGGCCGAGATGATGCCCTCGGGGGTGCCGCCGACACCGAGCAGCAGATCCACGCCGGTGCCTTCGCGCAGCGCCAGGATCGACCCGGCGACATCCCCGTCGGAGATCAGCTTGATCCGCGCACCGGTCTCCCGGATCTCCTTGATGATGCCGTCGTGCCGCGGCCGGTCCAGGACGACGACGGTGACGTCCTCGGGCGTGACCCGCTTGGCCTTGGCGACCCGGCGGATGTTCACCGAGATCGGGGCCTCGATGTCGACGAACTCGGCCGCCTCGGGCCCGGCGACGAGCTTGTCCATGTAGAAGACGGCGGACGGGTCGAACATCGAACCCCGGTCCGCGGCGGCCAGCACGGCGATCGCGTTCGGCATGCCCTTGGCGTTGAGCGTGGTCCCGTCGATCGGGTCGACGGCGATGTCGCACTCCGGCCCGGTCCCGTCACCGACGCGCTCGCCGTTGAAGAGCATCGGCGCCTCGTCCTTCTCGCCCTCACCGATGACGACGACGCCGTTCATCGAGACGGTGGAGACGAGGGTCCGCATGGCACGCACGGCGGCACCGTCGGCGCCGTTCTTGTCACCGCGCCCGACCCAGCGGCCCGCGGCCATCGCGGCGGCTTCGGTCACCCGGACGAGTTCCAGGGCGAGGTTGCGGTCGGGGGCCTCGGAGGGGACTTCGAGTTCGGACGGCAGATGATGATGCTCGGTCATCGGAGCGCACCTTTCTGATACGACGACGGCCGGATGAGGGTATGGCCCCGACTCTATCGCCAGGCAGACAAAATGAGCAGGGGGCCCCACGGATGAGCGGCCGGGGCACCTGCGACGATAGGGGGCGTGGCAGGTTCGAACGGCAAGCAGAAGACGGTCCGGGACATGATTCTCTCCCTGGGCCTGATCGGGATCGCGGCGGCGATCGTCTACATCTTCATCCCGCACAGCGACCACGCTCCGGACGTCAAGCGGGTCGACTACCGCGTGGAGCTGCTCACGGCACGCCGCGCGGCGCCGTACCCGGTGGCGGCGCCGGAGGGCCTGTCCCAGAGCTGGAAGGCGACCTCGGTCCGCTACAACGGCGCCGCGTTCGACGCCTGGCACCTCGGGTTCAGTGCCCCCGGTGGTCAGTACGTGCAGATAGAGCAGTCGACTCAGAAGCCCGCCGACTTCGTCGACACCGCCAGCCAGGGCGCCGCCGCGACGAAGACCACCCAGACCATCGACGGCCGCACCTGGACCCGCTACACCGGCGGCCGCTACGACGCCCTCGTGCTCGCGGACAAGGGCTCGACGACGGTGGTGGCGGGCACGGGCTCGTTCACCCAACTGACCGAGATGGCGAAGGCGTTGAGGACGAAGTAGCCCGACGGATGTGACGAAGGCCCCCGGTGCCGTGTTCGCCGGGGGCCTTCCGCGTGCCAGGTGTCTCGGTCGATTCCGGCGACTCAGACGGTGGTGACGACCTCGTCGTACTCCAGGCGCGGGGAGCGCGGGAACCAGGCGTCCTCGCCCGGCTTGCCGATGTTGACGACGACGAACGGGGTGTGGTCGTCGTCCAGGAACTCCTTCTGGACGCCCGCGAAGTCGAGACCGGTCATCGGGCCGGCGGCCAGGCCGGCGGCGCGGATGCCGATGATGAAGTACGCGGCCTGGAGGGCGGCGTTCAGCGCGGCGTTGCCCTCGCGGACCGAACGCTCGCCGAAGACGGCGTCCTTGGCCTGCGGGAAGTGCGGGAACAGGTTGGGCAGTTCCTCGTGGAACTCGTTGTCCGCGGAGAGGATCGCGACCAGCGGGGCGGCGGCGGTCTTCTTCTGGTTGCCCTCGGCGAGGTGCCGCACGAGACGCTCGCGGGCCTCGGGGGAGCGGACCAGGGTGATGCGCAGCGGCGACTGGTTCATGGAGGTCGGGCCGTACTTGACCAGGTCGTAGATCGCCTGGACCTGCTCGTCGGTCACGGGCTCGTCGGTGAAGGTGTTCGCGGTGCGGGCCTCGCGGAACAGCAGGTCCTGGGCGGCGGGGTCAAGAACGAGAGACATACGAGAACTTCCTCGGGGGCGGAAGCGGATATCCGGACCGCGGTCCGGATAGGCTGACGGGACCGACCGTACGCGACGGGAGGTTCAACATTCAACCAAAACCGGAGCATGGTGATCCGCCTCACAGCAGATCACC from Streptomyces sp. NBC_01478 includes the following:
- a CDS encoding WhiB family transcriptional regulator; this translates as MLQPPHSSLQVAVVPAQRVPARDRDQDAPWHTEAVCRRDEAGLFFAPSKEPTAARLSREDAAKRVCARCPVMVECREHALLQPEPYGVWGGLTAAERRVVLARRRRRDLELQKARAAGRIAAAG
- the glpX gene encoding class II fructose-bisphosphatase, whose amino-acid sequence is MTEHHHLPSELEVPSEAPDRNLALELVRVTEAAAMAAGRWVGRGDKNGADGAAVRAMRTLVSTVSMNGVVVIGEGEKDEAPMLFNGERVGDGTGPECDIAVDPIDGTTLNAKGMPNAIAVLAAADRGSMFDPSAVFYMDKLVAGPEAAEFVDIEAPISVNIRRVAKAKRVTPEDVTVVVLDRPRHDGIIKEIRETGARIKLISDGDVAGSILALREGTGVDLLLGVGGTPEGIISACAVKCLGGVIQGKLWPKDDAERQRALDAGHDLDRVLTTDDLVSGENVFFVATGITDGELLRGVRYRSETATTDSIVMRSKSGTVRRIDSEHRLSKLRAYSAIDFDRAK
- a CDS encoding DUF4245 domain-containing protein, with amino-acid sequence MAGSNGKQKTVRDMILSLGLIGIAAAIVYIFIPHSDHAPDVKRVDYRVELLTARRAAPYPVAAPEGLSQSWKATSVRYNGAAFDAWHLGFSAPGGQYVQIEQSTQKPADFVDTASQGAAATKTTQTIDGRTWTRYTGGRYDALVLADKGSTTVVAGTGSFTQLTEMAKALRTK
- a CDS encoding malonic semialdehyde reductase — translated: MSLVLDPAAQDLLFREARTANTFTDEPVTDEQVQAIYDLVKYGPTSMNQSPLRITLVRSPEARERLVRHLAEGNQKKTAAAPLVAILSADNEFHEELPNLFPHFPQAKDAVFGERSVREGNAALNAALQAAYFIIGIRAAGLAAGPMTGLDFAGVQKEFLDDDHTPFVVVNIGKPGEDAWFPRSPRLEYDEVVTTV